GTTGGTAATTTAATTGTTTCGCTAAGGCAAATACCTTCTTTTTGGTGTCAGCACTAATCTCATAACTGTCCCTCAATGCACGTGATACTGTAGAAATGGATAAATTTAACTCCTTGGCCAGTTGTTTGATATTAACTTTACTCATGATTTGAATCCACCTATTAATATAAAACTATTAGTTGGAACTACCAATTACCATTCCCTCTTTTCACGGAAACGTTTCCGTAAATAAATCCGCGAATTTACAAAAAGCCTGATTCTTTTTTATAACATTACACCTGCGCGTTAATGTTGTCCACGTTACAAGCAAACCAAAATACAAAGAACAAATGCCTGCAGTAAGCTGACCATGCCTGTTTAACATACAGTAAAATCACATACCCACTATCCTTTTCCGGCCGGAGAGGATGGTTCTTCGTGTGTTCTGATCTATACGAGCTATGTGCAATCTGCACAGAGATGGAAATTCCTGTGCCTGCTCATCCCTGATTTTTAATTATGAATTATTACGTTATGGAAAATTTAAGAAAGCGGAAAAGAGCCCTCTTCAGCCTGCGGCGCCTCTTTGGGGTTATTTTCTGTCTGTTGTACCTACCCGTCCTGGGCACTCCGGTCAACAACAATGAGATCATTACCATTACAGGAACTGTTACTGCATCTGATGGCACTGCCCTTCCCGGCGTGGTGGTACAGCTGAAAGGCAGCGGCACCAATGCCATTACCGGCAAGAATGGTCATTTCTCCATTAAGGCTGATAAGGATGCCATACTGATCTTTACACATCCTGAATATGCCAGGCGGGAAGAATCGCTCACAGGCCGCACTAAATTATACGTGGTGTTGAACAGCGGCACGGACAAAAACAAAGACAGTGTGTATATCAATACTGTCTATAATGGCCGCCAGCTGAAGCACAACGTAACAGGTGCCTATTCACAGATCTATGGGCAACCCATAGAAAACAACCCGGTGATCAATAACGACAACAGGATGCAAGGCCTGCTGCCGGGTCTTTTTGTGATGCAGAATAATGGAGAGCCGGGAGATGAAGGCGCCTCCCTGCTGGTTCGCGGCAAACGCACTTTCAGGAGTAATTCCCCGATTGTTCTGGTAGATGGATATGAAAGAGGCATGGACTTCCTGGACCCGAATGAAATAGCCACCATCACTGTGTTGAAAGATGCTGCGGCTACGGCACAGTATGGCTTACGCGGTGGCAATGGCATTATCCTCGTTACCACTAAACGCGGGGAAGAGGGTAAGATCAGAGTGTCCCTCAATGCCAGGGCCGGTATCAAAGCCCCTACCACCGAACCGAAATTCCTCAACTCCTTCCAGTACGCAACACTTTATAATGAAGCGCTGACCAATGATGGGGCTGTACCAAAATACAATGCGGCAGACCTTGCCAAATATGAGAAAGCCTCCCAGGGGATTTATGAAAATGAACTGGACCGCTATCTCTACCCTGATATCAACTGGTACGATCAATACATGAATCCATCCACTGTACAGCAACGCTACAGTTTAAATATTGAAGGTGGTTCCAAAGTGGCGAAATACTTTATCTCCGCCGGATATACAGATAACTCCGGTTCCTATAAAGTGGATAAAAACGCCAACACGTATAACACCAATGCAGATTTCAATATGATCACGCTGCGCTCCAATGTGGACATTACCGTGAACAAACGGTTCTCCCTCTCACTGGACATCGCCGGCAGGCAGGAACAACGTACCTATCCCGGCTCAAGAACAGATGCAGCCCTCCGCGTATTCCGCGCCTTATACAAAACACCCCCCAATGCTTTCCCCGTATTTACACCCGGTGGCCAGTTGGGAGGCACCAAAGACTATAAAGACAATCCATACGGTTTACTCAACAAACAGGGATATTCCCTTTATTATGTGCGCAGCATGTTTGCCACTTTAAGGGCAAAACATGATCTTGATTTTATCACACCCGGCCTCTCCCTGAGGGCCAATGTGGCTTTTGACAGCTGGTACGATCAGAACACCAACCGCAGCAAAAGCTTCAAAGTATATGATCTGCGCCAGCCTAACGGCACTGTGGAGTATCTGCCTAATGGTAATATCAAATATGTTGAAACCGGATCCGATTCACAAATGTCGTCCGGCATAGATTATCCCGGCACCCAGCGTGTCTTTAATACAGATGCCTCTTTGAACTATGACAAGGAGTTCGGACGCCATGCCGTTTCTGCTTATGTAGCCGTTGCACAGCGGATTATGTCAGATGAGAACGATGGGAACGTTCCCAGGGCATATCTTGGCTCAAACGGAAAAGTTTCCTACAGTTATAATAAACGTTACCTGGCGGAATTCAATTTCGGTTACCAGGGTTCTGAGCAGTTCCTGGCTACTCATAAATTCGGCTTCTTCCCCGCTGCTTCATTGGGCTGGGTATTGTCCGAAGAGAATTTCCTGAAGGATAATAAGTGGGTGAATTTCCTGAAACTCAGGGGTTCCTACGGTATCACCGGTAATGATGATGTAGGCGGATATTTCCTCTGGTATCAGAAATATGCATCTTCCGGCGGCGTGAACTTTGGTTATACTTCTATCTCCTACCCCGGTTGGAACGAAAATGCATTTGCGCTGAATAATGTTACCTGGGAGAGAGTGAAGAAAACAAACATAGGAATAGACGCTGTGCTGGTAAAGAACAAAGTGAACCTCACATTCGATTATTTCCATGAGCGCAACCAGGATATCATGATCCAGCCCGCGCTGCCCAATATCATGGGTATCCGCTTCCCGGACTTCCCCATCGGTATCATAGAGAACAAAGGTTTTGATGCCTCCCTGGGATATACTGACAGGATAGGCGACCTGGAATTCTCTATCAATGGTATGATCTCCAAAGCAAATAACAAAGTAATAGACAGAGGAGAAGAAACACAACGTTTCGCTTACCAGGCCCGCACCGGCAGGCCGCTGGATGCCATCTTCGGATTACAGGCCCTGGGTCTTTTCCGTGATCAGACAGAGATCGATGCAAGCCCAACACAAACATTCGGCGTAGTAAAACCCGGAGACATCAAATATAAAGACCAGAATGGCGATAACCAGATAGATGCTTATGATGAAGTATACCTTGGGCAGAGCAATATGCCTGATCTGCAATATGGCGCCGGCCTGGGATTGAAATACAAAGGCTTTGACATGAATGTACTGTTCACCGGGCAACGGGGCACACAGCAAAACCTGACAGGAGAAGCCATCTGGGAATTCCACGACAATGGTACCGTACGTGAGCATCACCTGGGGAGATTTAATCCCAATGATCCTGCCAGCTGGGAGAATGCCAGCTATCCGCGTTTATCACTTTCCAATAAGGCCAATAACCAGCGCACTTCCACTTACTGGTTAATCAATGGCGCAATGGTAAGACTGAAGTCCATGGAACTCGGTTATACCCTGCCGGTAAGTCTTACCTCCAGGATGAGGATCGAAAAGATCCGCTTCTATGTGAACGGTTATAATCTGCTCACCTGGTCGTCCACAGATCTGATGGACACAGAAGCGCGTTCAAGCCATTATGTGATATACCCGATCCAGCGCATTATTAATGGCGGCTTAAACGTAACATTCTAAACTCATTATCATGAAGAAGTCCACTTTAATATTTTCAATAGCTGCCTTGTCAGCCGGGGTAATATTCAGTTGCAAACGCCCTTTGTATGTGGTGCCTGTAGAGTTTAAATCGGCAGAAGATGTATTCTCCGATTCCGCACGCGCTGAATACTTTATCAACAACGCTTATACAGACATGCCGGCGGAAGTATCCGCCAGTTACAACTGGCTGGATGGTAATGCCATGCTGGCATCTGCTTCAGATGAAGCGATGCATATCTCTACTAATAAAACCACACCCTCTGCCGCGCAACGGATGAGTGCCGGTAACTGGAACCCTTCCAATATGCGGTATTACCGCGCCAGTGATGGAGCCGGAGAAATAGGCTCCTGGCTGAAATGGGGAGGTTATCATGGCAACCGTAAAGCCAATACTGCTTTGAAAAATGCACACCTGCTTCCCAGTACTACAAGTGAAAGGTTCAGGAACAGGTTCAAAGGGGAAGCACTGATGATCAGGGCATTTCAACATTGGTTCATGTTTCAGAAATGGGGTGGCATTCCTATTGTAGATAAATCTTTTGAAGCATCTGATGATGTACTGGTGCCTAGGAGTTCCGTAAAGTCTGTGATAGACTTCATCGTCAATTCCTGTGATGAAGCCAGTGCTCTCTTTCCTAATGACCCATATACAGAACCCAATGAAGTAGGCCGTATAGACCGCGGTACCTGCATGGCGCTGAAAGCAAAAGCATTACTGTATGCCGCCAGCCCATTGTATAACCGGGCAGGTAACGACAGCCTCACTTCTTATGGAAATGTTGATATCACCCGCTGGGAGCTTGCTGCCAAAGCAGCGCAGGATGTGGTTGATCTCAACTGGTACCAGTTGTACAAACCTACTGCAAACGGCCAGCAGAACTACCAGACGTTGTTTACTGCATGGGGTGCAGGCACAGGTAACAAAGAACTTATTTTTGCCCGTTTAAGAACGCCTAACAGGGATACGGAAAACGATAACTTCCCTGCAGGTTTCACCAATGCAAAAGGCGGCACCTGTCCTTCACAGGACCTGGTGGATGCCTATGAAATGGATAACGGTACTGTTTTCAGCTGGGCAAATGCCGCACAGGCAAAAGACCCTTATCTGAAAAGAGACCCCCGTTTCTATGCCAGCATTATCTACAACGGCGCTAAATATGCCAAGTTCGCCAACAAAACCAATTACACCTTCTCCACTTATGACGGTGGCGAAAATGCAACAGGACTGGCAAAAAGTGAAACTTCCTATTACCTGAATAAGTTCATGGACTATGCCAACGTAAACCCGGCAGGGGCTACAGGTTCTGCTTACCATAACTGGATGTACCTCCGTTATGCGGAAGTATTGCTGAACCTTGCCGAAGCAGGCAATGAAGCTGGCGGGCCAGGTTATTCAGCACCCGGAGCTACCAATCCGCTAACACCCGTGGCAGCATTAGACCTTATCAGAGCACGTGCAGGCATGCCCACTGTACAAGCTTCCTTTACCAACAGGGGCCTGCCTTTAAACCAAGAAAACCTGCGCGAATTTATCCGCAATGAAAGACGTATAGAACTGGCCTTTGAAGATCACCGGTATTATGATGTGCGCAGATGGATGATCATTGAGCAATTACCAAAATTCATCAAAGGCTGCCAGATCATCAGGGCTGCTAATGGCACGTTCACTTACAAGCCGGATATAGTAGTGGAAAACAAAGTGTTTGAAATCAAACATTACTTCTTCCCTATCCCGCAAACAGAAGTGAACCGGAACCCTAACATGAAACAAAATCCGGGCTGGTAAGCATACAGTTCTTACAATTAAAATTCAGAAGGATGAAAAAAATATTATTGATCGCCTTACTTCTTTTCATATCCCTGCCGCAGTTATGGGCACAGGGAAAAGTGATCACCGGCAAGGTGATAGATAGTGATGGCGAAATACTGATAGGTGCCAACGTGATGGAAAAAGGCACCACTAACCGGGCCATCACAGATCCCAAAGGAGAATTTAAACTGACGCTTACCAGTGCCAGTCCTGTGCTGCAGATCTCCTATGTAGGATATGTAACGCAGGAACTGCCTATCAAAGGTCAGGCAATCGTTCACATCACTTTAAACGCAGACGCTACCAAACTGGGAGAGGCTGTAGTAGTTGGTTACGGCACACAGAAGAAAGCCAGCGTGGTAGGAGCTATTTCACAGGTGAAAGCGGAAGAGCTGCAACAATCTTCCACACCTAACCTTTCCAATGCCATCGCCGGCCGTGTGTCTGGTGTGGTGACTATTATGGGGAACGGTAAACCCGGCAGTGATAATGCAGAGATCTTTATCCGCGGTATGGCTACCACCAATACCACTGCACCGCTTGTACTGGTAGATGGCCTGGAGCGGGAATGGCGCCAGATAGATCCGATAGACATTGAAACATTCTCTGTGCTGAAAGATGCATCTGCCACCGCAGTATATGGTGTAAGGGGTGCAAACGGCGTTATCCTCATTACCACTAAACGCGGTACAAAAGGAAGACCGGTGTTGAGCATCTCTACACAGGCTGCTGCGCAACAGTCCATCCGCACGCCCAAATACCTGGACTCTTACAACTTTGCCTTACTGACCAATGAAGCATTGACCAATGAAGGCAAACCGGCAGAATATTCTGCCAGCGACCTGGAACATTACCGGCTGAACAATTCACCCTACACACATCCGAACAATGATTATTATAACGACTTTGTAAGGGATGCTTCCTGGCAGCAAATGACGAATGTGAATGTAAGAGGAGGAAATGAAGTACTGGCTTATTTTATATCTGCCAACCACCTGCACCAGGAAGGGATCTATAAACAATTCCCCAATACACAATATAACACCAACACCAATTATGAGCGTTTCAGTTTCCGCTCCAACCTGGACTTTACAGTAAACCCCACCCTGAAGATCGGTGTGGACCTTACCGGCAGGTTTGAAGTAAGAAAACGGCCCAACTTTGGAGATGATAACGGAGAGGACCTGTTTGATAAACTCCGCAGGCTGCCGCCCAACTGGGCGCCATACCTCAATCCGGATGGTTCTTTAGGAGGCCGTTCTGATGAATCGCGTCTCTCTCCTTTCGCCCTGCTTTCTCAGTACGGGAACCGTGAAAGGAATACCAATGTACTGGAAGGTGCATTCACCATCAAACAGGACCTGGGCAAGATCCTGAAAGGATTGTCATTCCGCTCGCTCATTGGTTTTAACAGCAGCTACCAAAGCCGCCGTGATATTGTAGAGAAAGCTGCATTGTGGGAATACAACCGCTTTGGCAGTTACATTCCCAACAGAGCTGCTACTGAAATCTCTATATCAACCGGCAAAGGTCCCGGCAGGAGAAGAGAATCTTTTGAAGGCGCCCTGAACTACAACCGCACTTTTGGTGACCATGCCGTTACCGCTATGGTACTCTATCAGCAGAGTCAATATTTTGATGAAGCCAAAGTACCAACCGGGTATTTAGGCTGGGTAGGCCGTGCTACGTATGCATACAAGAACAAGTATTTATTTGAAGTGAATGCCGGGTACAATGGTTCCAAACAATTTGATCCCAGCAGGCGTTATGGATTTTTCCCCGCTGTATCAGCAGGTTGGGTACCATCAGAAGAACGCTTCTGGAAGGACAATATCCACTTCATGAATTACCTGAAAATAAGAGGTTCTTATGGAGAGATCGGGAACGACCAGATCGGGAACTTCAACTATCTGTATGAGCAGCGTTATCTCTACGTACCGGATTCAGATGGCTGGAAATATGTATGGGGTGAAAATGCTTTCGGTGAACGCGGTATTGTTGAAGGGCAACCAGGCAACGCCAATGTAACCTGGGAAAGAGCCAAGAAATCAAATATTGGTTTCGATGCAAAAATGCTGGACAGCAAAATATCTGTTACGGTAGACCTGTTCCACGAAAACCGCAGAGATATCCTGGCAATCCCCTATTCTGTTCCCCTCTTATTTGGCATGAACAATCCCCAGGGAACTGTCAGAACAGACGGGCAGGGCCTTCCTCCTGAAAACATCGGCAGGGTTACCAATAAAGGGATAGATATGGAACTGGGCTATAGTGATAAGATCGGCACCTTCGGTTATTTCATCAAAGGTAATTTCACTTACTCCCGCAACGTAATTGACAGGATAGATGAAGAAGGTAAAAAATACGACTGGCAAAAAATAGAAGGAAAACAGATCGGTCAGCACTTTGGCCTTACAGATATGGGCCTGTATTCCAGGAACGATTTTCAACTCGATGGAAATGGTGAACTGTTACTGGAAGGCGGATTCCCTGTGTTGAAAAAAGACATAGCTCTTCCCTCCTATGGTGTGGTATATCCCGGAGATATCCGGTATAAAGACCTCAATGGTGATGGCATCATAGACAGTTATGATGTAGGCGCTATCGGTAAAGGCAGAGTACCCCAATACATCTATGGTATCTCCTTCGGCGCTAACTACGCCAACTTTGATATCAGTGTATTGTTCCAGGGCGCAGGCGGAGCAGATATGTATTTTAAAGAAGATGCAGTATGGGAATTCTTTGCACTGGGTAAAGTAATGGAGCATCACCTGGGCAGGTATAATCCCAACGATCCTTCTTCATGGGATAAAGCAACTTACCCAAGGCTGCACCCCAGCGAGAATACCAATAATCACCAGAAATCTACTTATTGGTTATACTCCCGCAACTACATCCGTTTAAAGAATGTGGAAATAGGATACAACCTGCCCAAATCATTGCTCTCCAGGGCGAGGTTTTCCAGCGCACGGTTATTCGTCAATGGCACCAACCTCATCTCATGGGACAAGATGATGAACTGGGATCCTGAATCCGGTAGTGAAACAGGTAATTCCTATCCGCAATTCAGAACATGGAACCTGGGTGCAAGAATTTCCCTGTAATGCTTTATTAAAACGAACGATCATGCAACAACTAAAATATATACTCACCATTATTTCATTTTGCGCAGTATTCACTTCCTGCACAAAAGACGGTGCAGGCCTGCTGGATAAAGCAGAATCAGGCGACCTGAATGAGGAAAGGGTATTTACCAATGCAAAATACACCAAGGAATTCCTCACGGATATTTACCGCCGTATCCCTTATGGCTGGGACGACAACGTTTATCTTGACGCTTCTACGGATGATGGGGAAGCGCGCCCCTGGTGGGGATGGGTGAACAACATCCACGTTGGCGCCTACAATCCTACCAGCATGCCAAATAAATTCAAACGCTGGGCAGATTACTATGCTGCTATCAGGGCATGTAATCTCTTCCTCAGTAAAATTGATGGTGCACCTATAGATGCAGAACAATACATGAACTCTGAAGAAGTAAAAGAGCGCATGAAATACGAAGCAGTTTGCCTGCGTGCTTATTACTATACAGAACTGGTCCGCTGGTACGGTGCTGTTCCCATCATCACCAAAGTGCTTACGCGCGATTCTCCGGAACTCTATTCCAAACGCGCCAGCCTTGCTGAAATGCAGGAGTTCATCATCAAAGATTGTGATTCCGCTGCAGCCCATTTGCCTGCAAGGCAAACAGGTGTAGACTACATGCGTGTTACCAGTGGTGTGGCCAAAGCCATTAAAGCACGTTTGCTGCTACACCTGGCAAGCCCGCTGTTTAACAGTACCACAGCTGGCCCTGCCAGTCCATGGTCCTGGGGAAATTATGATGCCAACCGCTGGAAGGATGCCGCAAATGCAGCAAAGGCCGTGATGGACCATAAAGATGAATTAGGCGCACCTGTTTACAGCCTGGTTGTAAAAACAGAAGCTGCCAATTATTTCGGGGCAAAGGTTACCTATCCCGGCTCTCTTAAAGCCATGGGTTGGTTCAATGTATTCATTACAAGGGTGAATACAGAAATGATGCTGGCTTATGGTAAAAAAGGAACTACCAATGAATTGGATAAGTGGCAACTACCCGGCGCTATGCAAAAAGCCGGTGACGCCTCTTATACCCTGCCTACTTATAACTATGCCGCCTGTTTTGAAACCAAAGACGGCAGACCCGTTTATGTAACTGATGAATACGGCGTACCTGTAATAGATGCCAATGGACAGTTCACCGTAAACTCTGCTTCCGGTTTCGATCCGCAGAAGCCTTACCTCAACAGGGATTCCCGGTTCTACCATTCCATCTGGTATAACGGCTCCATGTTTGGCGGCACCACCTTTAATCCATGGCGCGGTGAGGATGGTACCTTCGGACCTGAATTCCTCAGCGGTTATGCACATACCGGCCTCTTCCTCCGTAAGTTTATGGACCCCAAGAACATTTCCCTCAGTAATGGTGTAACCGGGCAAACCAATCACAACTTCCCTTTATACCGCTATGTGGAAATGCTGTTAAACTATGCAGAAGCCCTCAATGAGTTCCTGCCTGACGGGGCAGCCCGCGTGGAAGTGATCCAGACCCTGGACCAGATCAGGCTCCGGGCAGATATGCCGAATGTGAACACCACCTTTACCACCAATGGCTGGAATGTGAACGATCAGAAACAAATGCGCAAATTCATCCGTAACGAACGCCGGATAGAACTCGCCTTTGAAGAACACCGTTTCTTTGATATCCGCCGCTGGCTGATCGGTGAACAAACACAAAAGGTGGTATATGAACACGATATCTTCAAAAAACTGGATGGTTCCTTTGTGTACACTATTAAGGTTTGGGAAAGAAGGGTATTCCAACCCAAACACAACCTGTTGCCTTTACCGCAGTCAGAAGTGAACAACAATCCTAATATGCAGCAAAACCCGGGTTGGTAAAATTAAATTGTATTGATCATGAAAAAAGTATTTGTAATTTTCATACTGGCACTCACCGCTTTCAGCAGTTGTAAAAAGGATGACTTTTATGCGAAGTTTGTTCCTGAAGTGTTGTTCTACGAAAAAGATAAAGTGGAGAACGCGGATTTTGTTTCCACCACACTGCCCGCCGGCACCACAGAATGGACCGTAAAAGCAAGGGTGAGCGCTCCCATGAAGCTGAAGGAAATAAAACTGTATAAAGGGCAGGACCTCCTGGAAACTTATAAGGACTTTCAGCTAACACCCACTGTATTCAACGTGCAGCGGGTGGTAACAGGTATCACGGCAGAAACCACCATGAAGATAGTGGCGGTGGATGCAGATAATAAAAGCACTACCAGAACTTTTATCATTAAAGTAAACTAATCACATGAAAAAGCCGCTTTGCTTAATAGTGAGCTGTACATTACTTTCCCTTGCAGGATTTTCGCAGGAGAACACGCTCACGGCAAAAGAGAAAAAACAAGGCTGGACGCTGCTTTTTGATGGCACCAGCACGAATGGATTTACAACACCCGGCGGTAAACCCGTTCCGGCAGGATGGCAGGTGAAAGATGGCAGCATCACTGCCATTAAAGGCGGCAAAGGCGGCGATATTATCACCACCGGTGAGTACAGCGACTTTGAGTTGTCCGTGGATTATAACATTGAACCCGGCTGCAACAGCGGCGTGAAGTACTTCTTTACCAAGTATGAAAAGGGTGGCAACCTGGGCATGGAATTCCAGATCCTGGATGATGCACTGGCAGAAGATAATAAGCTGGAAAATCACCGCGTAGGTTCTTTTTATGATGTAATGCCTGTGACTGCATCTGATAAAAAAATAAACCCGCCCGGACAATGGAACACCATCCGCATTGTATCTAAAAAAGGCAAAGTGGAACACTGGCTGAACGGAAAAAAGATCCTTTCCTTCACGCGAGGTGATGCTGCATTTTCAGCCGCGGTGGCCAAAAGCAAATTCAGCAAAGCAGAGCCGGCATTCGGTACCGTGGAAAAAGGTCACATCCTGTTACAGGAACATGGCGGACAGGTATCTTTCAGAAACATTAAGATCTTATCATTAAAATAGCACCATGGAAAAAAGACGCGATTTTATTAAGAAGCTCGCATTAAGTTCCGCAGGTTTCGCCATTGGCAATTCAGCACTTGGTTTTAGTGCAAAGAGTTATAAAAATATCATAGGCGCCAATAACAGGATCAGGGTATCCATTATTGGCGTGAACGGGCGTGGCAATGGCATGGCCGGTGTTTTCGCAAAACAGAAGGATACGGAAATAGCTTCTATCTGTGATGTGGACAGCAGGGCCATTCCCAAAGCCATTAAAACAGTGATGGCCACCGGGCATACCAATACCCCCAAAGGAGAAAAAGATCTCCGCAAGGTATTGGAAGATAAATCCGTTGATGCCATCTACACAGCCACACCGGATCACTGGCATGCACCTTTAACTATTATGGGATGCCAGACAGGCAAACATGTATACGTTGAAAAACCCTTAAGCCACAATCCTCACGAAGGTGAAATGGCGGTTGCAGCAGCGCGGAAATACAACCGCGTAGTGCAAATGGGTGCGCAACGCCGCTCTGCTCCCATCCTTACAAAAGGGATTGAAGAATTGCATAACGGAGTTATCGGAAGAGTATACTTCGCAAAAGCATGGTATACCAATACCCGCAAATCAAACGTACTCAAACCCGCAGAAGTTCCGGATTGGCTGGATTATGATCTTTGGCAGGGACCTGCTCCCCGCACCCCCTACAAGGATGGACTGATCCATTACAACTGGCATTGGTTCTGGCATTGGGGTACAGGCGAAGCCCTCAACAACGGCACACATGAAGTAGATGTGGCACGCTGGGGACTGGGTGTTGATTTCCCTACCCGCGTAAGTTCTGTGGGAGGCCGTTACCAGTTTTCAGATGATTGGGAAACACCGGATACACAGATCGTTACCATGGATTATCCCGGCCGTGTTTCCCTGATGTGGGAGAACAGAAGTTCCAATGGAAGGAAAATTGAAGGACTTGACAGAGGTGTTATTTTCTATGGAGAAAAAGGCAGCCTGGATACCGGCGGAGACAACTACAAAGTATATGATCTCGATGGCAAGCTGATCAAAGAAGGAAAAACCGCCATGAAGGAAAGTGAGTTAGATGGACGTAATACTTCCAGCCCAAGCATTGGCCTTGACAACCTGCATGTAATGGACTTCCTGGATGCAATGAGGAATAACCGCAAGCCTAATTGTGATGTTGAGTCAGGGCATAAGAGTACCGTTGCTATGCAGCTGGGTAATATATCCTGGCGTGTTGGCCGTGATCTGAAAGTAGACCCTAAGAACGGGCATATCATTGGCGATAAGGATGCGGAGAAGTTATG
This DNA window, taken from Chitinophaga niabensis, encodes the following:
- a CDS encoding RagB/SusD family nutrient uptake outer membrane protein; the protein is MQQLKYILTIISFCAVFTSCTKDGAGLLDKAESGDLNEERVFTNAKYTKEFLTDIYRRIPYGWDDNVYLDASTDDGEARPWWGWVNNIHVGAYNPTSMPNKFKRWADYYAAIRACNLFLSKIDGAPIDAEQYMNSEEVKERMKYEAVCLRAYYYTELVRWYGAVPIITKVLTRDSPELYSKRASLAEMQEFIIKDCDSAAAHLPARQTGVDYMRVTSGVAKAIKARLLLHLASPLFNSTTAGPASPWSWGNYDANRWKDAANAAKAVMDHKDELGAPVYSLVVKTEAANYFGAKVTYPGSLKAMGWFNVFITRVNTEMMLAYGKKGTTNELDKWQLPGAMQKAGDASYTLPTYNYAACFETKDGRPVYVTDEYGVPVIDANGQFTVNSASGFDPQKPYLNRDSRFYHSIWYNGSMFGGTTFNPWRGEDGTFGPEFLSGYAHTGLFLRKFMDPKNISLSNGVTGQTNHNFPLYRYVEMLLNYAEALNEFLPDGAARVEVIQTLDQIRLRADMPNVNTTFTTNGWNVNDQKQMRKFIRNERRIELAFEEHRFFDIRRWLIGEQTQKVVYEHDIFKKLDGSFVYTIKVWERRVFQPKHNLLPLPQSEVNNNPNMQQNPGW
- a CDS encoding 3-keto-disaccharide hydrolase → MKKPLCLIVSCTLLSLAGFSQENTLTAKEKKQGWTLLFDGTSTNGFTTPGGKPVPAGWQVKDGSITAIKGGKGGDIITTGEYSDFELSVDYNIEPGCNSGVKYFFTKYEKGGNLGMEFQILDDALAEDNKLENHRVGSFYDVMPVTASDKKINPPGQWNTIRIVSKKGKVEHWLNGKKILSFTRGDAAFSAAVAKSKFSKAEPAFGTVEKGHILLQEHGGQVSFRNIKILSLK
- a CDS encoding Gfo/Idh/MocA family protein; amino-acid sequence: MEKRRDFIKKLALSSAGFAIGNSALGFSAKSYKNIIGANNRIRVSIIGVNGRGNGMAGVFAKQKDTEIASICDVDSRAIPKAIKTVMATGHTNTPKGEKDLRKVLEDKSVDAIYTATPDHWHAPLTIMGCQTGKHVYVEKPLSHNPHEGEMAVAAARKYNRVVQMGAQRRSAPILTKGIEELHNGVIGRVYFAKAWYTNTRKSNVLKPAEVPDWLDYDLWQGPAPRTPYKDGLIHYNWHWFWHWGTGEALNNGTHEVDVARWGLGVDFPTRVSSVGGRYQFSDDWETPDTQIVTMDYPGRVSLMWENRSSNGRKIEGLDRGVIFYGEKGSLDTGGDNYKVYDLDGKLIKEGKTAMKESELDGRNTSSPSIGLDNLHVMDFLDAMRNNRKPNCDVESGHKSTVAMQLGNISWRVGRDLKVDPKNGHIIGDKDAEKLWRRSYEKGWEPKI